The nucleotide window CGTTGGCCAGCACGCGCGCTTCACCAATGTTGTCGCACAGCAGCAACGCAACGCCAACGGACATATCGTCCAGCCTTCCGGCAGCGTTCAGACGCGGCCCGAGGGCAAAGCCTAAATCACTTGCCGCCAGCCTGAGCGGGTCACGGTTGGAAATCTCCAGCAGCGCTTTAATTCCCGGACGGCACTTGCCCGCCCGAATACGGCTTAAGCCCTGCCAGGTCAAAATGCGGTTGTTGGTATCCAGCGGCACCACGTCTGCCACGGTACCAAGCGCCACCAAATCGAGGTACTCGGCCAGGTTCGGCACGGCGATCCCACGGGATTCAAACCAGCCCTTATCACGCAGCAGCGTGCGTAGCGCCAGCATCAGATAAAACGCTACCCCTACTCCCGCCAGCGATTTCGACGGGAAATCACAGTCGCGCAGGTTCGGGTTAATAATGGCTTCGGCGGCAGGGAGAGTCTCTCCCGGCAGGTGATGATCGGTCACGAGCACCGGGATCCCCAACTGGTGCGAACGCTCAACGCCCGCATGAGAGGAAATACCGTTATCCACGGTCATGATCATCTGTGCACCGCGCGCGTGTGCCTGCTCGACCACTTCCGGGCTAAGACCGTAGCCATCTTCAAACCGGTTTGGCACCAGATAGGTGACGTTATCGCAGCCCAGTGCGCGCAGGCTGAGCACACTCAGCGCAGTGCTGGTTGCACCATCGGCATCGAAATCCCCCACCACCACAATCCGCGTCCCATCACGGAACGCGTTGTAGAGCATTTCAGTGGCTTTTTCGACACCGTTAAGCTGCTGCCAGGGCAGCATCCCTTTGACGCCACGTTCAAGATCTTCCGCCGTACGCACACCACGGCTCGCGTAGAGCCGCTTTAACAGCGGAGAAAGATCGGCGGGTAAATCAGCCGTTTCAACCGCTTCACGGCGGCGCAGTTTTATCGGGGCTTTCACGCGGATTATTTACCACCAAACTGTTTCTGGTGCGCGTCGAGGAACTCTTTCATCTCTTTTGGTCCCTGATAACCCGGTACAACATAGCCATTGCTCAGCACAATCGCGGGTGTACCGTTCACACCAAACTGCACGCCCAGCGCATAGTGGTTGGCAATATTGATATCACAGGAAGCTGGCTGTACGCCTTTGCCGTTCATCGCGTCATCAAAGGCTTTGTTACGGTCTTTCGCACACCAGATAGCTTTCATATCCTGCTCAGGCTGGCTCTGTACGCCCGCTCGCGGGAAGGCCAGGTAACGCACTGTGATCCCCAGCGCGTTGTAGTCTTTCATCTCTTCATGCAGCTTGTGGCAATAGCCGCAGGTGATGTCGGTGAAGACGGTAATGACGTGTTTTTCCTGCGCCGCTTTATAGACGATCATCTCTTTGTCGAGCGCGTTCAGTTTTTTCATCAGCAGCTGATTAGTCACGTTCACGGGCTGCGCGCCGCTCACATCGTACATTGGCCCCTGAATAATGTGCTT belongs to Enterobacter cloacae and includes:
- a CDS encoding thiol:disulfide interchange protein DsbC; the encoded protein is MKKSFALFTLLAASFTGFAHADDAAIKQSLTKLGVTSSDVQAAPVAGMKTVLTDNGVLYVTEDGKHIIQGPMYDVSGAQPVNVTNQLLMKKLNALDKEMIVYKAAQEKHVITVFTDITCGYCHKLHEEMKDYNALGITVRYLAFPRAGVQSQPEQDMKAIWCAKDRNKAFDDAMNGKGVQPASCDINIANHYALGVQFGVNGTPAIVLSNGYVVPGYQGPKEMKEFLDAHQKQFGGK
- a CDS encoding ssDNA exonuclease RecJ, translating into MKAPIKLRRREAVETADLPADLSPLLKRLYASRGVRTAEDLERGVKGMLPWQQLNGVEKATEMLYNAFRDGTRIVVVGDFDADGATSTALSVLSLRALGCDNVTYLVPNRFEDGYGLSPEVVEQAHARGAQMIMTVDNGISSHAGVERSHQLGIPVLVTDHHLPGETLPAAEAIINPNLRDCDFPSKSLAGVGVAFYLMLALRTLLRDKGWFESRGIAVPNLAEYLDLVALGTVADVVPLDTNNRILTWQGLSRIRAGKCRPGIKALLEISNRDPLRLAASDLGFALGPRLNAAGRLDDMSVGVALLLCDNIGEARVLANELDALNQTRKEIEQGMQAEALTLCEKLERSGDTLPGGLAMYHPEWHQGVVGILASRIKERFHRPVIAFAPAGDGTLKGSGRSIQGLHMRDALERLDTLYPGLMIKFGGHAMAAGLSLEEAKFDEFQRLFGELVTDWIDPALLQGEVVSDGALSAAEMTMDVAQMLRDAGPWGQMFPEPLFDGRFRLLQQRIVGERHLKVMVEPVGGGPLLDGIAFNIDTAIWPDNGVREVELAYKLDINEFRGNRSLQIIIDNIWPI